ACTATATTTGATTTAAATGCATTGGCTATTTCTAAAACCTCTGCTCTATTTTCCTTGTCTGCATAAACTTTCATTAGACAAAGATCTCTTACAACTGAAGTATTTTTATCCAAGATATTTACCTTTACAACTTCTATGAGCTTGTTCAATTGTTTTTCTATCTTTTCGATTTCTCTTTCATCTCCAGTCGTTACTATTGTCATCCGGCTCATACCTTCCTTTTCAGAAGGAGAAACTGTTAAGGAATGAATATTAATACCTCTCCTAGAGAACATGCCGCTCATCCTCGTTAGAGATCCGGCTTCATCTTCTACTAGAACCGATATTATTTGTGTCGACATCTTCCCACCCCTATCATCTCATCAACCCTGCCCCCAGGCGGGATCATTGGGAGAATATTAGTTTCAGATTCTATCTTAAAATCAAGGACTGAAACGACACCAGAATCAAAAGCATTTTTTAGTGCTTTCTCGATGTCGCTAGAATTTTCAACTCTTTCTCCATATGCGCCGAAGGATTCTGCAAGTTTTACAAAATCTGGGATTGTTCCAAGTTTTGTTCCGGAATACCTCTTATCCCAGAACAGTTCCTGCCACTGTCTAACCATTCCAAGAAATGAGTTGTTTAATATTCCAACAACTACAGGTATGTCCTCAGTCATTGCAGTTGCTAATTCTTGACATACCATTAGGAATGAACCATCGCCCGCAATATCCAAAACTTGACTATCTGGCTTTGCAACCTTTGCCCCAATCGCAGCTGGGAATCCAAATCCCATCGTTCCAAGACCACCTGAGGATATAAACTGCCTTGGCTTTTTTGTAATATAGTAGTGAGCAGCAAACATCTGATTCTGCCCCACCTCTGTAGTGACAATGGCATTGTCATCAAGGAAATTATTAATTGTCTTTATTATAATTTCTGGCGTAAGTTTGCCATTAGGTTTAACAGTTTCACACTCCTCGCACATGCTATGTAGCTGATTAACTCGTTTCCTCCAGATGTTTGTGTCTTTTTTAACATCTTCAAATTTTTTGATAAACTTAATTAGATCCCTTATTACAAGATTGGCATCCCCTACAAGTGGGAAATCTACTGTTATGTTTTTGTTTAATTCTGATGAGTCTATATCGCAGTGAATTTTTACTGCGTCCGGAGCAAAGGATTCAAGCCCCCATCCTGTTGTTCTATCTGAGAATCTACATCCAATGACTAATAAAACATCACAGCTATTGATCATCTTATTTGCGCCAAGTCTCCCGTGCATCCCTACCATTCCAAGAGAAAGAGGGTGATTTTCAGGTATCGCACCTTTTCCCATTAGAGTTGTAGCTACACCAGCACCAAGATACTCAGCAAGTAGTCTCAAATCTTCCGAGGCGTTTGCAAGTATTACTCCTCCTCCTGCAAGGATTAAGGGTCTCTCAGCCTCTACAAGTTTTTGTGCAATTCTCTTTAGCTGAAGAGGATTTGGAACTATGCTCGGATTATATCCGGCAAACTTTACCTCTCCATGATGATACTCTTTAGATTTCTTCTGCTGGACATCATTTGGAAGGTCTATAACCACTGCTCCCTTTCTTCCAGTATTTGCAATCTTGAACGCGCCTTTGATTGTCCAAGATAAATGATCTGTTGATTTGACTAGAAAGTTATGCTTTGTTATGGGCATTGTGATTCCAAAAGTATCTGCCTCTTGGAAGGCATCTGTACCTATGGCTTTAGTAGGAACTTGAGCTGTAAAAGCAACAACAGGAATTGAATCCATTGTTGCATTCAGTAATCCAGTAATTAGATTTGTTGCACCTGGGCCTGAAGTTGCCATGCAAACTCCTGGATCCCCTGAAGCTCTAGCATAGCCATCCGCAGCGTGAGCTGCTCCCTGTTCATGTCTTACAAGAATACTTCTGACATCAGTTTCTTCATAAAGTTCATCATAGAGGGGTATTAATTGGCCTCCTGGGAAACCAAATAGATTCTTTACGTTTTCTTCTTTTAGACACTTTACAACGATTTCTGTTCCTTTCAAACCTTCGCTCATTTCGTTTTCCCCTCTTTACTTATCTTTCTTAGTTTGTTTATGGCCTCAATTGTTGCATTGACACTTGTCATGACTATATCGGAGCCAACACTCTTTCCAATTGCTTTTATATTATCTTCATTTATTATTCTCACAGATACCTGACACAGAGCATCAGATCCACCTGTTATTGCTTCAAGTCTGTATTCTTCAAGCGTTATCTTTTCTGGAACAACTGACTTTAAAGCATTTAATGCTGCATCAACTGCACCATTCCCTATGTTTGAACCTATTTTTTTATTTCCATTTATGTTTAGTATAGCTGTAGCTGTTGGCGTAATATGAAGTCCTGATATTATAGACATCTCTTCAAGTTTTACTTCCTTTTCTTCATCCGGAACTTTTGCAACATATCCAGCTGCTATCGCTATTAGATCTTCATCAGTAATCTTCTTTCCGCTTTCCCTTATTCTTTTGACTTCATCAACAATCTCTAATACCTGTTCTTTTGTTAATCCAATTCCGAAGTCCTTAAGCTTCTTTTCAACTGCATGGAGACCTGTGTGCTTTCCGACAACAATCTCACTTTCCCTTCCGACTAACTTTGGTGTAAGGGGTTCATAGCAGAAAGCTTTGCTTAATACTCCGTGAACATGAATACCTGATTCATGGGCAAATGCATTTTCACCAACAATTGCCTTGTTTGGCTGAACAACAACGCCAGATATTCTTGAAACTAGTTTGGATATATAGGTAAGTCTTGTTGTATCGAGAGAAAACCTGACACCATAAAGGGCCATTAGACTCATCACAGTTTCCTCTAAAGAAGCATTACCTGCCCTCTCACCAAGACCATTAATTGTGCAGTGTATCTGTTTGGCACCACTTTCAACTGCTGCAAGTGAATTTGCGACAGCAAGACCAAAATCATTGTGGCAATGGACACTTATGGGTACGTTGATATCGTTAACTAGCTCTTTTATTAGATATCTCATTGCTTTTGGCATTATTGTACCAACAGTATCTGGCACATTGATATAGTCTACACCTGCATCTCGTACAGCTCGATGCATCTCTTTAAGATATTCAAGCTCAGTTCTTGTTGCATCTTCACAGGAAAACTCTACCTCAACTCCGTGATCCTTAGCATATTCAACACCTTCTATTGCTTTTGCCATGATGTCTTCTTTTGACATTTTAAGTTTAAATTCTCGGTGTATTGGAGAAGTAGCAATAAATGTGTGAACTCTATCAACATTACAATCTAATGCGATATCAATATCTTTTTTATTGGATCTTGCAAGGCCACAAATTTTTGCCTTTAAGCCCATATCAGATACTTTTTTAATAGCTTCTTTTTCTCCGGCAGATGTTATGGGAAACCCTGCCTCAATAGCATCAACTCCTAATAGATCGAGGCTTTCTGCTATTTTCATCTTTTCTTCTACGTTAAATGCTACGCCAGGGGTCTGCTCTCCATCTCTTAGAGTTGTATCAAATATCTTGATACCTTGTATGT
This portion of the Methanofastidiosum sp. genome encodes:
- the ilvB gene encoding biosynthetic-type acetolactate synthase large subunit, with amino-acid sequence MSEGLKGTEIVVKCLKEENVKNLFGFPGGQLIPLYDELYEETDVRSILVRHEQGAAHAADGYARASGDPGVCMATSGPGATNLITGLLNATMDSIPVVAFTAQVPTKAIGTDAFQEADTFGITMPITKHNFLVKSTDHLSWTIKGAFKIANTGRKGAVVIDLPNDVQQKKSKEYHHGEVKFAGYNPSIVPNPLQLKRIAQKLVEAERPLILAGGGVILANASEDLRLLAEYLGAGVATTLMGKGAIPENHPLSLGMVGMHGRLGANKMINSCDVLLVIGCRFSDRTTGWGLESFAPDAVKIHCDIDSSELNKNITVDFPLVGDANLVIRDLIKFIKKFEDVKKDTNIWRKRVNQLHSMCEECETVKPNGKLTPEIIIKTINNFLDDNAIVTTEVGQNQMFAAHYYITKKPRQFISSGGLGTMGFGFPAAIGAKVAKPDSQVLDIAGDGSFLMVCQELATAMTEDIPVVVGILNNSFLGMVRQWQELFWDKRYSGTKLGTIPDFVKLAESFGAYGERVENSSDIEKALKNAFDSGVVSVLDFKIESETNILPMIPPGGRVDEMIGVGRCRHK
- the ilvN gene encoding acetolactate synthase small subunit, which gives rise to MSTQIISVLVEDEAGSLTRMSGMFSRRGINIHSLTVSPSEKEGMSRMTIVTTGDEREIEKIEKQLNKLIEVVKVNILDKNTSVVRDLCLMKVYADKENRAEVLEIANAFKSNIVDISIRTITLEITADPLDIDRFVETMKNFGIKELFRTGVTAISRDIEKKSGG
- a CDS encoding 2-isopropylmalate synthase, which gives rise to MEEVICVSDYNKKVLEKMNIQGIKIFDTTLRDGEQTPGVAFNVEEKMKIAESLDLLGVDAIEAGFPITSAGEKEAIKKVSDMGLKAKICGLARSNKKDIDIALDCNVDRVHTFIATSPIHREFKLKMSKEDIMAKAIEGVEYAKDHGVEVEFSCEDATRTELEYLKEMHRAVRDAGVDYINVPDTVGTIMPKAMRYLIKELVNDINVPISVHCHNDFGLAVANSLAAVESGAKQIHCTINGLGERAGNASLEETVMSLMALYGVRFSLDTTRLTYISKLVSRISGVVVQPNKAIVGENAFAHESGIHVHGVLSKAFCYEPLTPKLVGRESEIVVGKHTGLHAVEKKLKDFGIGLTKEQVLEIVDEVKRIRESGKKITDEDLIAIAAGYVAKVPDEEKEVKLEEMSIISGLHITPTATAILNINGNKKIGSNIGNGAVDAALNALKSVVPEKITLEEYRLEAITGGSDALCQVSVRIINEDNIKAIGKSVGSDIVMTSVNATIEAINKLRKISKEGKTK